In the genome of Streptomyces violaceoruber, the window GAGGCGGCGTGCCACGCGGCGGCACTGCCGGCGGCGGGGGAGCGGGTGGCGATCGTCGGCTGCGGCACCTCGTACTTCATGGCGCAGTCGGCGGCGGCGCTGCGCGAGGACGCGGGACAGGGTGAGACGGACGCGTTCGCCGCGTCCGCGTTCCCGCGGAGGCGGACGTACGACCGGGTCGTGGCCCTCACCCGCTCCGGCATCACCACCGAGGTACCCGCTCGGTGATCCTCGCCCCCTGACGCCCGCTCCCATACGCCCGGGACGGAACCGACCGTGCCCCTCGCCACCACCGGCGATCTCGTCGGCCGCGCAGGGGCCGAGCGCTCCGCCGTCGGCTACTCCTTGACCGCCTTCAGCACCACGAACTTCCGGTCGCCCGCCACCAGCTCGCTGTTGCCGAACAGGCGCCGCAGCCTGACGTGGTAGCCCAGGTGTCGGTTGCCGACCACCCACAGTTCGCCGCCGGGGCGCAGCACCCGCCGCGCCCCGGTGAACATCCGCCACGCCGTGGCGTCGGTCGTCGCCTGGTGGGAGTGGAACGGCGGGTTGTTCAGCACCAGGTCGACACTGCCGTCCGGCACCCCGGCCAGCCCGTCGCCGACCCGGAACTCCGCCTGGCCCGCGACCTCGTTCGCCCGGTACGTCGCCCGGGCCGAGGCCACGGCCTGGAACGACTCGTCGGTGAACAGCAGCTCCGCGTCCGGATCGGCCAGCGACACCGCCGTACCGACCACACCGTTGCCGCAGCCCAGGTCCACCACCCGCCGGAAGCGCCCGGGGGCCGGCAGGTGCCGGAGGAAGAAGCGGGTGCCGATGTCGAGCCGGTCGGCGCAGAAGACACCGGCGTGGTTGACGACGGGGCGGCCGGAGAGCCGCCCGACGTCGTCGGGCAGTCGGTAGCCGAGCGGCCAGGGGTTGGCCGGCCGCTTCAGCGAGGGATCGGGCTCCGCGAAGATCAGCCGGGCCTTCTTCACGGCCAGGGACGTCCGGGTTGGGCCGACGATCCGCTCGAACAGCCGGAGCGTGGAGGTGTGGATCTCCTTCACCATCCCGGTGCCGACCACGACCGTGCCCTCGTGCAGCGCGGGCGCCAGCCGCAGCAGCTGGTCCTCCAGCAGGGCGAGGCTCTTCGGCACCCGCACCAGCAGCACGTCGACGCGGTCCGGCGGCGGGTCCTGCGTGGTGAGCAGGCGCACCGAGCCCGCCTCGACACCGCTC includes:
- a CDS encoding methyltransferase, which codes for MTTPWGERVLSRFPEDPRDRLRAWDASDEYLLGHLAEQEVPLSGTVVVVGDRWGALVTALAAHRPVQITDSHLAREATRVNLERSGVEAGSVRLLTTQDPPPDRVDVLLVRVPKSLALLEDQLLRLAPALHEGTVVVGTGMVKEIHTSTLRLFERIVGPTRTSLAVKKARLIFAEPDPSLKRPANPWPLGYRLPDDVGRLSGRPVVNHAGVFCADRLDIGTRFFLRHLPAPGRFRRVVDLGCGNGVVGTAVSLADPDAELLFTDESFQAVASARATYRANEVAGQAEFRVGDGLAGVPDGSVDLVLNNPPFHSHQATTDATAWRMFTGARRVLRPGGELWVVGNRHLGYHVRLRRLFGNSELVAGDRKFVVLKAVKE